A region from the Deferrivibrio essentukiensis genome encodes:
- the atpB gene encoding F0F1 ATP synthase subunit A produces the protein MEHPLNIFSFLPHEIVAKYLHVLMTFVVILLVLFLGKVASGMKSEVPTKGQNVFELLVGGIRKMGLDVMGEEGEPYIPLIFAIGIYVLFSNLLGIIPGFAAPTASLNTTAAPALIVFFTYHFIGIKKHGAHYVKHFMGPIPWLAPLMIIIELIGHLSRPLSLSMRLFGNIFGEDLVIIILFILVPFLVPLPMYFMAVFTSTLQAYVFMMLSMIYISGALEEAH, from the coding sequence ATGGAACATCCACTTAATATTTTTTCATTTTTGCCCCATGAAATTGTGGCAAAATATCTTCATGTTTTAATGACATTTGTTGTTATACTTTTAGTGCTTTTTCTTGGTAAAGTTGCTTCAGGAATGAAAAGTGAAGTCCCAACAAAAGGTCAAAACGTGTTTGAGCTACTCGTTGGCGGTATTCGTAAGATGGGTTTAGACGTTATGGGTGAAGAGGGTGAGCCTTATATACCTCTTATTTTTGCAATAGGAATATATGTCCTTTTTTCAAATTTATTGGGTATAATACCAGGTTTTGCTGCACCGACAGCAAGTCTAAACACTACCGCTGCACCGGCACTTATTGTGTTTTTTACGTATCATTTTATAGGCATAAAAAAGCATGGTGCACACTATGTTAAACATTTTATGGGACCTATACCTTGGCTTGCTCCGTTAATGATCATAATTGAACTTATAGGTCACCTGTCAAGACCACTTTCTTTATCTATGAGGCTTTTTGGTAATATTTTTGGTGAAGACTTGGTTATTATAATTCTTTTTATTTTAGTTCCTTTTTTAGTACCATTGCCTATGTATTTTATGGCAGTATTTACAAGTACGTTGCAGGCATATGTTTTTATGATGTTGTCAATGATTTATATTAGTGGTGCTCTTGAAGAAGCACACTGA
- a CDS encoding ATP synthase subunit I, whose product MTSKILLIISLIFFVILYTVFRNFKSDVAATNFLFGWVISLLNYYGLANKIKGGFENNITRALVFNSQFRLLLTAFVMVLWFKYYEVDITGLLVGLSVVAVCLPVSAIIAVRRKS is encoded by the coding sequence ATGACGAGTAAAATTCTTTTAATTATATCGTTGATTTTTTTTGTGATTTTGTATACAGTATTCAGGAATTTCAAAAGTGATGTTGCTGCTACTAATTTTTTGTTTGGCTGGGTTATTTCGTTGCTAAACTACTACGGGCTTGCTAACAAAATAAAAGGTGGTTTTGAAAACAACATCACAAGAGCTTTGGTGTTTAACAGTCAGTTTAGATTGCTGTTGACGGCTTTTGTTATGGTTTTGTGGTTTAAATACTATGAGGTTGATATTACTGGTTTGCTAGTCGGCTTAAGTGTAGTTGCCGTGTGCTTACCTGTGAGTGCTATTATTGCTGTTAGGAGGAAAAGTTAG
- a CDS encoding AtpZ/AtpI family protein: protein MKFNKKMRSMLNASTIGFSFITAIGIGSLMGYYLDKYFNTKPYLTLIFMVLGIVAGFRNMLYFVKKSMSDNENDE from the coding sequence GTGAAGTTTAACAAAAAGATGAGGTCGATGTTGAATGCAAGTACCATCGGCTTCTCTTTTATTACTGCAATAGGTATTGGTAGTTTAATGGGATATTATTTGGATAAATATTTTAATACAAAGCCATATCTGACATTAATTTTTATGGTATTAGGGATTGTTGCCGGATTTAGAAATATGTTATATTTCGTAAAAAAGAGTATGTCTGATAACGAAAATGACGAGTAA
- the hemL gene encoding glutamate-1-semialdehyde 2,1-aminomutase: MNLFEESKKYIPGGVNSPVRAFGSVGGEPVFISKAKGSKITDVSGKEYVDYVCSWGPMILGHSDDDVVKSICEQAKYGCSFGAPTELELKLAKMVVELFPSIELVRMVSSGTEAVMSAIRLARGYTKKDKIIKFEGCYHGHSDSLLVKAGSGALTFNQPSSPGVPTDFAKYTLIAQYNDLESVKKLFVENKNEIACVIVEPVAGNMGLVLPEDGFLAGLRKICDENEALLIFDEVITGFRLSEGGAQKYFDIMPDLTTLGKILGGGLPVGAYGGKKEIMEHISPVGPVYQAGTLSGNPLAMAAGIKTIEKLKEKGFYDNLREKSEYLWEGFADNLKKLGLKFCFNKIESLGCLFFVEENVNSFSVAVKSDTKLYAKFFHEMLKKGVNLAPSQFEAMFVSASHSYNDLDFTIKAHYESLKAIL, from the coding sequence ATGAATTTATTTGAAGAATCCAAGAAATACATCCCTGGTGGTGTAAATAGTCCTGTAAGAGCATTTGGTTCAGTAGGTGGTGAACCTGTTTTTATAAGCAAGGCTAAAGGCTCCAAAATTACAGATGTGAGTGGTAAGGAGTATGTTGATTATGTTTGTTCTTGGGGTCCGATGATTTTGGGGCATTCGGATGATGATGTTGTAAAAAGTATCTGTGAGCAAGCAAAATACGGATGCAGTTTTGGTGCACCTACTGAATTGGAATTAAAGCTTGCGAAAATGGTTGTTGAACTTTTCCCTTCAATAGAGCTTGTGAGAATGGTGAGCTCCGGTACTGAAGCGGTTATGAGTGCCATTAGACTTGCCAGAGGTTATACAAAAAAGGACAAAATTATAAAGTTTGAGGGATGCTATCATGGCCATTCAGATTCACTTTTAGTAAAGGCCGGCAGTGGTGCATTGACTTTTAATCAGCCAAGCAGCCCGGGGGTGCCTACTGATTTTGCAAAGTATACTTTAATTGCTCAATATAATGACTTGGAGTCAGTGAAAAAACTATTCGTGGAAAATAAAAATGAAATAGCTTGTGTAATTGTAGAGCCGGTTGCCGGAAATATGGGATTAGTGTTGCCGGAAGATGGTTTTCTTGCCGGTTTAAGAAAAATATGTGATGAAAATGAAGCTCTTTTGATATTTGATGAGGTTATTACCGGATTCAGATTGTCTGAAGGTGGAGCCCAAAAATATTTTGATATAATGCCAGACTTGACTACGTTAGGTAAAATTTTAGGTGGTGGTTTACCGGTTGGGGCATATGGTGGCAAGAAAGAGATTATGGAGCACATATCTCCGGTTGGCCCTGTGTATCAGGCAGGTACATTAAGTGGCAACCCTTTGGCAATGGCTGCAGGTATAAAAACCATTGAAAAGCTTAAAGAAAAAGGATTTTATGATAATTTAAGAGAAAAATCTGAATATCTTTGGGAAGGTTTTGCTGATAATTTAAAAAAGTTAGGATTAAAGTTTTGTTTTAATAAGATTGAGTCTCTTGGTTGTTTGTTTTTTGTAGAGGAGAATGTCAACAGCTTTAGTGTCGCGGTTAAGTCAGATACAAAACTATATGCCAAGTTTTTTCATGAAATGCTCAAAAAAGGTGTTAACTTGGCACCGAGTCAGTTTGAGGCTATGTTTGTGTCAGCTTCTCATAGCTATAATGATTTGGATTTTACAATTAAAGCACACTATGAGTCTTTAAAGGCAATTTTGTAG
- a CDS encoding ABC-F family ATP-binding cassette domain-containing protein: MTVLSVSSLSKSYGEYILFDNVTFSLLKSEKCALVGRNGAGKTTLLNIINCLEEKDSGTIAISNGSKLSYKFQEVKFVGSVFDFMLDEHKDLLLIEKKMEEITNPADIDILLKKYEEGGGYKYQANIKSILKALGFCEEYWNKYIDELSGGELERLKLARVLSSNADILFLDEPTNHLDIQMIEWLENFLRTTEKTVFFTSHDIRLLENVATSVVCLFNKTAKKYNLPYLKFREAFEKELDEVLKYNESAKEQISQYEEFVRKYRAGIKSKQIKAREKMIDSLKSELREIEVSKKIGFNIEKSGRESQTVISFQSVDLGYAYPIVKNLNFEVYRGEKIAVIGKNGAGKSTIIKSIIGEISPLKERIVVGSSLKIGYFDQGLKNLNYNNTLFDEIFYNENVNSINQVYSLMARFGFEERDGSKKIAMLSGGEKSKLSLMKLILEQPNLLILDEPTNHLDIDTVNALKDALVSYEGTLIIVSHDRYFLDGLCDRFLCLTGDSYSIELGNIEDVLSKIKASEPINKDLSESVTKSEQTKKKRINTYKLSELERQIADMENKIEELTKESEQSATNWKRLEEIKCEIEKLEELLLNYYDEYEKMIKGAI, encoded by the coding sequence ATGACTGTACTGTCGGTATCTTCTTTAAGCAAATCTTACGGGGAATACATACTTTTTGATAATGTAACATTTTCTTTGCTAAAGTCTGAAAAATGTGCTCTCGTTGGCAGAAATGGAGCAGGAAAGACAACACTTCTAAATATCATTAATTGTCTTGAGGAAAAAGATTCTGGAACAATTGCTATAAGTAACGGCTCAAAGTTATCATACAAATTTCAAGAAGTGAAATTTGTTGGTTCGGTATTTGACTTTATGCTTGATGAGCATAAGGATTTATTATTGATTGAGAAAAAAATGGAGGAAATAACTAATCCTGCTGATATAGACATACTTCTAAAAAAGTATGAAGAAGGTGGCGGCTATAAGTATCAGGCGAATATAAAGTCAATTTTAAAGGCGCTTGGATTTTGTGAGGAATACTGGAATAAATATATAGATGAACTGTCAGGTGGTGAATTGGAGAGGTTGAAACTTGCCAGAGTGCTATCCTCAAATGCAGATATACTATTCTTAGATGAGCCTACTAATCATTTGGATATACAGATGATAGAGTGGTTGGAAAATTTTCTTCGAACTACAGAAAAAACAGTATTTTTTACAAGTCATGATATAAGATTGTTGGAGAATGTAGCTACTTCAGTAGTGTGTTTGTTTAACAAAACAGCTAAAAAGTATAACTTACCTTACTTAAAATTCAGAGAAGCTTTTGAAAAAGAGCTTGATGAAGTTTTAAAATATAATGAAAGTGCTAAAGAGCAGATTTCACAATATGAAGAGTTTGTAAGAAAATATCGTGCAGGCATCAAATCCAAGCAAATAAAAGCAAGAGAAAAGATGATAGACTCGTTGAAGTCAGAGCTGCGTGAGATTGAGGTGAGCAAAAAGATAGGCTTTAATATAGAAAAAAGTGGGAGAGAATCTCAAACTGTAATATCTTTTCAGAGTGTTGATTTAGGCTATGCTTACCCAATTGTCAAAAACCTTAATTTTGAAGTCTATCGAGGAGAAAAAATAGCCGTTATTGGTAAAAATGGCGCTGGCAAGTCGACTATAATAAAGAGTATTATTGGTGAAATTAGTCCGCTAAAAGAAAGAATAGTAGTAGGAAGTAGTTTAAAAATAGGATATTTTGACCAAGGGCTTAAAAATTTAAATTATAACAATACATTGTTTGATGAAATTTTTTACAATGAGAATGTTAATTCTATAAATCAAGTATATTCTCTAATGGCAAGATTTGGGTTTGAGGAAAGGGATGGGAGTAAGAAAATTGCCATGTTGAGCGGAGGGGAAAAGAGTAAACTATCTCTAATGAAGCTTATTTTGGAACAGCCGAATTTGTTAATACTTGATGAGCCGACCAATCATCTTGATATTGATACCGTCAATGCCTTAAAAGATGCCCTTGTGTCATATGAGGGAACATTGATTATTGTGAGCCACGACAGATATTTTTTGGATGGTTTGTGCGATAGGTTTTTATGTCTAACTGGAGACAGTTACAGTATTGAACTTGGAAATATTGAAGATGTTTTGTCTAAAATAAAGGCATCTGAGCCGATTAATAAGGATTTGTCTGAAAGTGTAACTAAGTCTGAACAGACTAAGAAAAAGAGAATCAATACATACAAGTTAAGCGAACTTGAAAGACAAATAGCTGATATGGAAAATAAAATAGAAGAATTAACAAAAGAATCCGAGCAGAGTGCTACAAATTGGAAAAGGCTTGAAGAGATAAAATGTGAAATAGAAAAGCTTGAAGAATTGCTGCTTAACTATTATGATGAATACGAAAAAATGATCAAGGGGGCAATATGA
- a CDS encoding sugar phosphate isomerase/epimerase family protein, translating into MDNIYLKADMSTFKKIVEFANINSVGIEYLMSFDDYKSLQFLKHSGIKYTIHSVFFDVELGSLNPYVRNESKKILRDVIAMCNELSPENLVIHHNYNPYKYAFKEDSFVERFVDTFLDVIDGKNSYPISFENVFEFDSNIGLKIVDKIGRDDIGLCFDCGHFNMFSEEYIHSWIQKWSKKLFSFHLHNNYGKYDEHNVLPDGSFDIYELKDYFVNRILTIENKTISEFEVSLKYLKEIIG; encoded by the coding sequence ATGGATAATATATATTTAAAAGCAGATATGTCTACATTTAAAAAAATTGTTGAGTTTGCTAATATAAATTCTGTTGGGATAGAATACCTGATGAGCTTTGATGATTATAAAAGCTTACAATTTTTAAAACATTCAGGCATTAAATATACTATACATTCAGTATTTTTTGATGTGGAATTGGGCTCATTGAACCCTTATGTAAGAAATGAGTCGAAAAAAATACTTCGTGATGTTATCGCTATGTGCAACGAGCTTAGCCCTGAAAATTTGGTTATACATCACAATTACAATCCATATAAATATGCATTTAAAGAAGATTCGTTTGTAGAAAGGTTTGTTGATACATTTTTAGATGTAATAGATGGTAAAAATAGTTATCCTATAAGTTTTGAAAATGTATTTGAATTTGATTCCAATATAGGATTAAAAATTGTAGATAAAATTGGAAGAGATGACATAGGTCTGTGTTTTGACTGTGGACACTTTAATATGTTTTCTGAAGAGTATATCCATTCGTGGATTCAAAAGTGGAGTAAAAAATTATTCAGTTTTCATTTGCATAACAATTACGGTAAATATGATGAGCATAATGTTTTACCTGATGGAAGCTTCGATATTTACGAACTGAAAGATTATTTTGTAAATAGAATTCTAACAATTGAGAATAAAACTATTTCCGAGTTTGAAGTATCATTAAAGTATCTGAAAGAGATAATAGGGTAG
- a CDS encoding class II aldolase/adducin family protein — protein sequence MSEIAYWGKKVVEAGLCTSFFGNISYRVQDSIFITKTGVMLDEINEKDIIEVSLTKKNSSDKLASSELIVHRMIYEKTIYTNVIHTHSLYSTFMDVFQDYVTFNYSEVLPFLKLVPIVGGKSGSFELAENVAGALNENPIVIVMGHGVFAAGKNFKECFVYLTALEHYAKDKYYRELIKNG from the coding sequence ATGAGTGAAATAGCTTATTGGGGTAAAAAAGTAGTTGAGGCAGGTCTTTGCACGTCCTTTTTTGGTAATATTTCATATAGGGTTCAGGATTCAATTTTTATAACAAAGACAGGGGTCATGCTCGATGAAATTAATGAGAAGGATATTATTGAAGTTTCATTAACTAAAAAAAATAGCTCTGACAAATTAGCTTCATCAGAGCTAATAGTGCATAGAATGATCTATGAAAAAACTATTTACACCAATGTGATACATACTCATAGCCTCTACTCAACATTTATGGATGTTTTTCAGGATTATGTTACTTTTAATTATTCTGAAGTACTGCCATTTTTAAAATTAGTTCCAATTGTAGGTGGTAAAAGTGGGAGTTTTGAGCTTGCGGAAAATGTAGCAGGTGCTCTGAATGAGAATCCTATAGTAATTGTTATGGGGCATGGAGTTTTCGCTGCCGGTAAAAATTTTAAGGAATGCTTTGTTTATTTAACTGCTCTTGAACACTATGCCAAAGATAAATATTATAGAGAGTTAATAAAAAATGGATAA
- a CDS encoding ABC transporter ATP-binding protein, with product MAISVRSLSFGYDKLIFDDINVSFNESSISCIFGLNGSGKSTLIELIIGNLKPINGEITVKIDAKLGVVLQFPENLIFCNTVYDEILSIAKSKYVAEQIIKKLNFDDLKGINPHNLSDGQKRMMFIMSILYCYDICIFDEPFTSMDHETKNNIKKMFKDFKNEGKTIVYTTNRRMDTDIADFVLEIK from the coding sequence ATGGCAATATCTGTTAGAAGTTTATCTTTTGGTTATGATAAATTAATCTTTGATGATATAAATGTTTCATTCAATGAAAGTAGTATTAGCTGCATATTTGGTTTAAATGGGAGTGGTAAATCGACTCTGATTGAGCTAATTATAGGCAATCTAAAACCAATTAATGGTGAAATTACTGTTAAAATTGATGCTAAATTGGGGGTTGTTTTGCAGTTTCCGGAAAACCTTATATTTTGTAATACAGTTTACGATGAGATTTTATCTATTGCTAAGAGTAAATATGTTGCTGAACAAATAATTAAAAAATTGAATTTTGATGATTTAAAAGGTATAAATCCTCACAATCTAAGTGACGGGCAAAAGAGGATGATGTTTATCATGAGTATATTATACTGTTATGATATTTGTATATTTGATGAGCCCTTTACAAGTATGGATCATGAAACGAAAAATAATATAAAAAAAATGTTTAAAGATTTTAAAAATGAAGGTAAAACTATTGTATATACAACTAATAGAAGGATGGATACAGATATAGCGGATTTTGTATTGGAGATAAAATGA
- a CDS encoding ABC transporter ATP-binding protein, which yields MNREKRGATPFFLSFNQLTYSVNNRRIINIENYETEFSHILLIKGKVGSGKTTLLKILSDILIPSSGNFSLKCKNDFRKIFIHSFPYFNFITGRVQDEVNLLSSDSIEYNLNLDKNIDEYSGGELKKMSILMSINAGYNLILADEPFNMLDDFEIENLKNTIIESSKNACFIITTHEDLLDDYSDNIIWLENGNIC from the coding sequence ATGAATAGAGAAAAAAGGGGGGCAACCCCTTTTTTTTTATCTTTCAATCAATTAACCTATTCAGTAAATAACAGAAGAATAATAAATATAGAAAACTACGAAACTGAATTTTCCCATATATTGCTAATTAAAGGTAAGGTTGGGTCTGGAAAAACTACACTTCTTAAAATCTTATCTGATATTTTAATACCATCAAGTGGAAATTTTTCATTGAAGTGCAAGAATGATTTTAGAAAGATATTTATCCACTCATTCCCATACTTTAATTTTATTACCGGAAGAGTTCAGGATGAAGTAAACTTACTCAGCTCAGATAGTATAGAGTACAATTTAAATTTAGATAAAAATATTGATGAATATTCGGGTGGCGAGCTAAAAAAGATGTCGATATTGATGAGTATCAATGCAGGTTATAATCTGATTTTAGCAGATGAACCGTTTAATATGCTTGATGACTTTGAGATTGAAAATTTAAAAAATACAATTATTGAGTCATCAAAAAATGCTTGTTTTATAATAACTACCCATGAAGATTTGCTTGACGATTATTCCGATAATATTATATGGCTTGAAAATGGCAATATCTGTTAG
- the rplQ gene encoding 50S ribosomal protein L17 → MRHRKGGKKLGRPTYARVAMLRNMAHSLVENGRIETTIDRAKTLRGFIEPLITLGKKNTLAARRLALRKLPNKQTVHKIFEEIAPLFKDRNGGYTRVLKTSVRRGDNAQLAIIEFVDKPEKKEEQKVNE, encoded by the coding sequence ATGCGTCATAGAAAAGGTGGAAAAAAGTTAGGTAGACCTACATATGCAAGGGTTGCTATGCTTAGAAATATGGCACACTCTCTTGTTGAAAATGGTAGGATTGAAACTACCATAGATAGAGCCAAGACACTTAGGGGTTTTATTGAGCCTCTTATTACTCTTGGTAAGAAGAACACACTTGCTGCCAGAAGGCTTGCTCTCAGAAAGCTTCCTAATAAGCAAACTGTTCACAAAATATTTGAAGAAATAGCTCCGCTCTTTAAAGATAGAAATGGCGGATATACAAGAGTTTTGAAAACTTCTGTCAGAAGAGGCGATAACGCTCAGCTGGCAATTATAGAATTTGTAGACAAACCAGAAAAGAAAGAAGAACAAAAAGTAAATGAATAG
- a CDS encoding DNA-directed RNA polymerase subunit alpha, which translates to MILMQFQNLIKPKKIEPVGELTRNYGKFVAEPLERGFGITIGNSLRRTLLSTIEGTAVVGVRIEGVTHEYATIPGVFEDVVDIILNIKSLELSLHTHDQVRVFIEKSGEGAITAADIKGNPNVEVLNPEQHIATITDPNTKIYMELIVERGIGYVPAEEMKDKFDEVDIIPIDAIFSPIKRVNYHVDNARVGQSTDYDKLILEVETDGSIKPEDAIAFAAKILKDQMELFINFDEPEYEDVEVKETKDNSEILDLLDKSIEELELSVRAYNCLKNANIKTLSELCSKTDSEMLKTKNFGRKSLEEIKKVLNDMGLSLGMDLEAIGYNKETEGEENDAS; encoded by the coding sequence ATGATATTAATGCAATTTCAAAACCTTATTAAGCCCAAAAAGATAGAGCCAGTAGGGGAACTTACAAGAAATTATGGTAAGTTTGTTGCTGAGCCGCTTGAAAGAGGTTTTGGTATAACAATAGGTAACTCCTTGCGCAGAACACTGCTAAGTACTATTGAAGGTACTGCAGTTGTAGGTGTTCGTATAGAAGGTGTCACCCATGAGTATGCGACTATTCCTGGTGTTTTCGAGGATGTAGTTGATATAATTCTCAATATCAAATCGCTTGAACTTAGTTTGCATACGCATGATCAAGTTAGAGTGTTTATAGAAAAATCTGGTGAAGGCGCAATAACAGCTGCAGACATTAAGGGTAATCCAAATGTGGAAGTATTAAACCCTGAGCAGCATATTGCTACAATTACTGACCCTAATACTAAAATCTACATGGAGCTGATTGTAGAAAGAGGTATCGGGTATGTACCTGCCGAAGAGATGAAAGATAAGTTTGATGAGGTAGACATTATACCAATAGATGCAATATTCAGTCCAATCAAGCGTGTTAACTATCATGTTGACAATGCAAGGGTTGGTCAAAGCACTGATTATGACAAGCTTATACTTGAAGTGGAAACTGATGGCTCAATAAAGCCGGAAGATGCAATAGCTTTTGCAGCGAAGATTTTGAAAGATCAAATGGAACTTTTTATCAACTTTGATGAGCCTGAGTACGAAGATGTTGAGGTAAAAGAGACTAAGGATAATAGTGAGATTTTGGATCTTCTTGATAAGAGCATTGAAGAGCTTGAGCTGTCTGTTAGAGCTTACAATTGCCTTAAAAATGCTAATATAAAGACATTGTCAGAGCTTTGTTCTAAAACAGATTCTGAAATGCTTAAAACTAAAAACTTTGGCAGGAAGTCTCTTGAAGAGATCAAAAAAGTCCTTAATGATATGGGACTGAGCTTAGGAATGGATTTAGAAGCTATTGGCTATAATAAAGAAACTGAGGGAGAAGAGAACGATGCGTCATAG
- the rpsD gene encoding 30S ribosomal protein S4, translating to MARYTGPVCKLCRREGMKLYLKGDRCFKDKCAFEKKGYPPGQHGQARKKISDYGLQLREKQKVKRLYGVLETQFRRYFEKATRMQGITGENLLQLLERRLDNVVYRSGFAGSRKEARQFVRHNHFEVNGRRVNIPSFIVKPGDEIKVIEKSNDVERIKSCLETSEGRGVPEWLSVDKDNMKSVINRLPDRNDVNYEIHEHLIVELYSK from the coding sequence TTGGCTAGATATACAGGACCTGTTTGCAAACTTTGCAGACGTGAGGGCATGAAGCTATATTTAAAAGGTGATCGTTGTTTTAAAGATAAATGTGCTTTCGAGAAAAAAGGGTATCCACCCGGACAGCACGGGCAAGCCAGAAAGAAAATTAGTGATTATGGCTTGCAGTTGAGAGAAAAACAAAAAGTTAAGAGACTTTATGGTGTTTTAGAAACACAGTTTAGAAGGTACTTTGAAAAAGCTACTAGGATGCAAGGCATTACCGGTGAGAATCTTTTGCAACTTCTTGAAAGAAGACTTGATAATGTAGTTTACAGAAGTGGATTTGCTGGAAGTAGGAAAGAGGCAAGACAATTTGTAAGGCATAACCATTTTGAGGTTAATGGCAGAAGGGTAAATATACCGTCATTTATAGTAAAGCCTGGTGATGAAATAAAGGTAATTGAAAAGAGTAACGATGTTGAGAGGATTAAGAGTTGTCTTGAAACATCAGAAGGTAGAGGCGTACCAGAGTGGCTGAGCGTAGATAAAGATAATATGAAATCTGTTATCAATAGGCTGCCTGATAGAAATGACGTTAACTACGAAATACATGAACATCTTATAGTAGAGCTCTATTCTAAGTAA
- the rpsK gene encoding 30S ribosomal protein S11 translates to MARPRKKKEKRNVPKGIAHIQSTFNNTIVTFTDIYGNAVCWAAGGGEGFKNSRKSTPYAAQLAAESAAKRALDAGMREVEVNVKGPGAGRESAVRAIQAAGIKITLIRDLTPVPHNGCRPRKKRRV, encoded by the coding sequence ATGGCTAGACCAAGAAAGAAAAAAGAAAAAAGAAATGTGCCAAAAGGTATAGCACATATTCAATCTACGTTTAATAATACTATAGTTACTTTTACTGACATATACGGCAATGCAGTTTGCTGGGCTGCAGGTGGTGGAGAGGGTTTTAAAAACTCACGTAAGTCAACCCCTTATGCAGCTCAACTTGCAGCTGAAAGTGCTGCTAAAAGGGCTCTTGACGCAGGTATGAGAGAGGTCGAGGTAAACGTAAAAGGACCGGGCGCTGGTAGAGAAAGTGCAGTTAGAGCCATTCAAGCAGCAGGTATAAAAATTACTCTGATAAGAGATTTGACACCTGTTCCACATAATGGTTGTAGACCAAGAAAGAAAAGAAGAGTTTAA
- the rpsM gene encoding 30S ribosomal protein S13, with protein MARIAGVDVPNNKKIEIGLTYIFGIGRSTARKIIDVTGVDENKRIGDLTQQEISEIRKFIDENLKVEGDLRKDVSLNIKRLMEINCYRGQRHKNSLPCRGQKTRSNARTRRGLAGKRGIKKK; from the coding sequence GTGGCTCGTATTGCAGGTGTAGACGTACCTAATAACAAAAAGATTGAAATAGGTCTTACCTATATCTTTGGCATCGGCCGTAGCACGGCGAGAAAGATTATTGATGTGACCGGCGTAGATGAAAATAAAAGAATCGGTGATCTTACTCAGCAGGAAATTTCAGAAATCAGGAAATTCATTGATGAAAATCTTAAGGTAGAAGGTGACCTTAGGAAAGATGTATCTCTTAATATTAAACGATTAATGGAGATAAATTGCTATAGAGGGCAGAGACATAAAAATAGTCTGCCATGTAGAGGTCAAAAGACACGTAGCAATGCAAGGACAAGACGTGGACTTGCTGGAAAGCGCGGTATTAAAAAGAAGTAG
- the rpmJ gene encoding 50S ribosomal protein L36, which produces MKVRASVKPICSKCKVIKRNGIIRVICENPRHKQRQG; this is translated from the coding sequence ATGAAGGTTAGAGCAAGTGTTAAACCTATATGTAGCAAGTGTAAGGTTATAAAAAGAAATGGAATCATTAGGGTTATCTGCGAAAACCCAAGACATAAGCAAAGACAGGGTTAA
- the infA gene encoding translation initiation factor IF-1 yields MGKRDDVIEVEGKVLEALPNAMFKVALENGHIILAHLSGKMRMHFIRILPGDKVTVEISPYDLTKGRITYRHK; encoded by the coding sequence ATGGGGAAAAGGGATGATGTAATTGAAGTCGAAGGTAAAGTGTTAGAGGCTTTACCTAATGCAATGTTTAAAGTGGCGCTGGAGAATGGGCATATTATTCTGGCACATCTATCCGGGAAAATGCGCATGCATTTTATAAGGATATTACCGGGAGATAAGGTTACTGTTGAGATTTCCCCCTACGATTTAACTAAAGGTAGGATAACTTACAGGCATAAGTAA